From a single Nostoc sp. MS1 genomic region:
- a CDS encoding response regulator: protein MSLVLIIDDAAFSRRMIRKFLQADGYDILEATNGREGLEMVHNHQPNCVLTDLLMPDMNGFEFLQALQDQGLKVPTIIITADIQEGARNQSYNLGAVNFINKPPKEQELRQVVQQVINTKE, encoded by the coding sequence ATGAGCTTGGTTTTAATTATCGATGATGCAGCTTTTTCTCGGAGAATGATCCGCAAATTTTTACAAGCCGATGGTTATGATATTTTAGAAGCTACTAATGGGCGGGAAGGATTAGAAATGGTTCACAACCATCAACCCAACTGTGTATTAACTGACCTTTTAATGCCAGATATGAATGGTTTTGAATTTCTTCAGGCTTTACAAGATCAAGGGTTAAAGGTTCCCACCATTATTATTACAGCCGATATTCAAGAAGGAGCGCGTAACCAAAGTTATAACTTAGGAGCAGTTAATTTCATCAATAAACCACCAAAAGAACAAGAACTACGCCAAGTAGTTCAGCAAGTTATCAATACAAAGGAATAA
- a CDS encoding ATP-binding protein has product MNKIEQAQEKFNLLDQIPLGAFVLDSEHTVLFWNCCLEEWTKINRNQILSKSIFDSFPHLHQPRYLSRLEQIFEGGPPTIFSSQLHKYVIPVTIVDEKYRIQHTTVTAVPALDGNGFYALFSIQDVTDLTFRVQEYRNLRDRALALAEERQQAKEIAEKANRIKDEFLAVVSHELRSPLNPILGWAKLLRKRTLNETASLRALETIERNAELQVQLIDDLLDISRILRGKLSLNSEIVNLATIIESALETVRLAAEANSIEISLHLDPTVGQVKGDSGRLQQIVWNLLSNAVKFTPVGGKVAVYLEQVGSQAQIRIQDTGKGISPEFLPHVFESFRQADSSITRRSGGLGLGLAIVRQLVELHGGRVWAESLGEGEGATFTVTFPALSHSQELTRGKGDNYSPLSLLPPTLAGVKLLVVDDDVDTREFLAFFLEQQGAMVTTAQSAYEALAALEKFLPDLLLSDIGMPDVDGYALIQKVRSLPVNQGGRIPAIALTAYAAETTQQQVFAAGFQRHLAKPVDPMKLITAIVELTPIRNS; this is encoded by the coding sequence ATGAACAAGATAGAACAAGCTCAGGAAAAATTCAACCTCTTAGACCAGATTCCTTTAGGAGCTTTTGTTCTAGATTCAGAACACACGGTTTTATTTTGGAATTGCTGTTTAGAGGAATGGACAAAAATTAATAGAAATCAAATTTTAAGTAAATCAATTTTTGACTCCTTTCCTCATTTGCATCAGCCCCGCTATCTTAGTCGTTTAGAACAAATTTTTGAAGGTGGGCCACCAACAATTTTTTCTTCCCAACTACATAAATATGTCATACCTGTAACGATAGTAGATGAAAAATACAGGATTCAACATACTACAGTAACGGCTGTACCTGCGTTAGATGGGAATGGGTTTTATGCGCTGTTCTCTATTCAGGATGTAACTGATTTAACGTTTCGTGTACAAGAATACCGAAATTTACGCGATCGCGCTTTAGCCTTAGCCGAAGAACGTCAACAAGCCAAAGAAATAGCCGAAAAAGCCAACCGCATCAAAGATGAGTTTCTGGCAGTAGTTTCTCATGAATTGCGATCGCCACTCAACCCCATCTTAGGCTGGGCAAAGCTATTAAGAAAACGCACATTGAATGAAACAGCAAGTTTACGCGCTTTAGAAACCATTGAACGCAATGCAGAATTACAAGTACAACTAATAGATGATCTCCTAGATATCTCGCGGATTCTCAGAGGTAAACTCTCACTTAATTCCGAAATAGTGAATTTGGCTACTATTATCGAATCGGCTTTAGAAACGGTAAGATTAGCAGCCGAAGCCAACTCTATAGAAATTAGTTTACATCTAGACCCAACAGTTGGACAAGTCAAAGGTGATAGTGGACGCTTACAACAAATTGTGTGGAATCTGCTTTCCAATGCAGTTAAATTTACCCCTGTTGGGGGAAAAGTTGCAGTTTACTTAGAACAGGTTGGTTCTCAAGCCCAAATTCGTATCCAAGATACAGGTAAAGGTATTAGTCCTGAATTTTTACCTCACGTATTTGAATCCTTTCGCCAAGCAGATAGTAGCATAACTCGTAGATCCGGTGGGTTGGGGCTAGGTTTAGCAATTGTGCGCCAATTAGTTGAGTTACATGGAGGCAGAGTTTGGGCAGAAAGTTTAGGTGAGGGAGAAGGCGCGACATTTACAGTCACTTTCCCGGCACTATCACATAGTCAGGAATTAACGAGGGGAAAAGGTGATAATTACTCGCCATTATCACTACTACCACCAACCTTAGCAGGAGTAAAGTTGTTAGTCGTTGATGATGATGTTGATACGCGGGAATTTCTTGCCTTTTTTTTAGAACAACAAGGGGCTATGGTGACAACAGCCCAATCAGCCTACGAAGCACTTGCAGCCTTAGAAAAGTTCCTCCCAGATTTGCTATTGAGTGACATAGGTATGCCAGATGTTGATGGCTATGCTTTAATTCAGAAAGTGCGATCGCTCCCCGTGAATCAAGGAGGTAGAATCCCCGCTATTGCCCTCACTGCATACGCCGCCGAGACAACACAACAACAAGTCTTTGCCGCCGGATTTCAACGCCATCTAGCTAAACCAGTCGATCCCATGAAATTAATAACTGCAATTGTCGAACTTACACCAATTCGTAATTCGTAA
- a CDS encoding neutral zinc metallopeptidase, with amino-acid sequence MRWQLGRRSTNVEDRRGGVSTPLVGGGIGAALISLVVLLLGGDPSAIWQNQSSSDRPVTNSPQTTASQDKAADFVSVVLADIEDTWTEIFRRNGQTYTKPKLVLYSDAVQSACGFARSAVGPFYCPADQKVYIDLSFYRDLKNRYQAPGDFAQAYVIAHEIGHHVQNLLGISDQVRSLQSRASQTQVNQLSVKLELQADCFAGVWANNAQRTRQILETGDIEEALNAASGIGDDRLQEQAKGYVVPESFTHGSSAQRVRWFKRGIQTGDPDQCNTFAASNL; translated from the coding sequence ATGCGTTGGCAATTAGGTCGTCGGAGTACAAATGTTGAGGATCGCCGTGGTGGAGTTTCTACGCCTCTAGTTGGTGGAGGTATTGGTGCAGCGCTTATATCTCTGGTAGTTCTGCTATTAGGTGGTGATCCCAGCGCGATTTGGCAAAACCAATCATCAAGCGATCGCCCGGTGACAAATTCGCCACAAACAACAGCCTCCCAAGACAAAGCAGCCGATTTTGTCTCTGTAGTTTTGGCTGATATAGAAGATACTTGGACTGAGATATTCCGCCGTAATGGACAGACTTATACAAAACCCAAGTTAGTGCTTTACTCGGACGCGGTACAGTCAGCTTGCGGATTTGCGCGTTCAGCTGTTGGGCCTTTCTATTGTCCGGCTGATCAAAAGGTATATATTGATTTAAGTTTTTATCGAGATTTAAAAAATCGCTATCAAGCACCTGGAGATTTTGCTCAAGCCTATGTCATTGCTCATGAAATTGGGCATCATGTGCAGAATTTATTGGGTATTTCCGATCAAGTCCGTTCTTTACAAAGCCGAGCTAGTCAGACACAAGTAAATCAGCTATCTGTGAAGTTAGAGTTACAAGCAGATTGTTTTGCTGGTGTTTGGGCTAATAATGCCCAGCGCACAAGGCAAATTCTGGAAACTGGTGATATTGAAGAAGCTTTAAATGCAGCAAGCGGTATCGGCGATGATCGTTTGCAGGAACAGGCTAAGGGGTATGTAGTTCCTGAATCTTTTACTCATGGTAGTTCCGCTCAACGAGTGCGCTGGTTTAAGCGGGGTATTCAAACTGGTGATCCTGATCAATGTAATACTTTCGCCGCGTCGAATCTGTGA
- a CDS encoding chemotaxis protein CheW has translation MGVPEIDDDDIQAFLVESYENLEQIERDIINLEKVSVNGESLERIYRSLHTLKGNCGFLPFPKLESLAHAGESLLSQLREQRKNSENTNLQITPQIINTLLKTVDTIRQILTQIKATKHEGENDYSLLIKSLTQLQETQQIISASPIQQINEYLETSTTTSDSADIRVNVSLLDQMMNLVGELVLTRNQVMRFADKLKDNNFATTCQRLSLITSQLQEGVMKTRLQPISTVWQKFPRIIRDLAIANGKQVEVEMQGGDTELDKSIIEAIKDPLTHLVRNCIDHGIESPSDRIASGKPTTGKIFLKAFYENGKVNLEIGDDGHGLTPAQLKARAQQQGLITVAQVAQMSDTEAINLIFLPGFSTTEQVTNLSGRGVGMDIVKNNIDKVNGTIEVDSQPGKGTTFKLKIPLTLTILPALIATSGNERYTIPQTSLQELVRLEPEQTINSIEVFYDVPVYHLRGNLIPLINLNQLLQFNSQQSTVNSQQLTVNSQNSKLSTQHSPLPTPHSPLNLIIIQADNYQFGLVVDTIEDIQDIVVKPLGKQLKSLSIFAGATILGDGTVALVIDVVNLAKLAGVAAKYKQILSSLPDAHTPQETQERQMILLFTGPQGAPMGIPITYTYRLEKIPVAAVEKVGNQQVMRSYGNILPLIDLKQVFQNDTNQPYLATQTDTLQIVIVSPNSQLSVALVVEQILDIVEESLTVKGIPSRPGVMFCAVIQGQITEILDVEAVIRIINPYLLQVSDRE, from the coding sequence ATGGGTGTACCAGAAATTGACGACGATGATATTCAAGCATTTCTTGTTGAGAGCTATGAGAATTTGGAGCAAATCGAAAGAGATATTATTAATTTAGAAAAAGTATCAGTAAATGGAGAAAGTTTAGAGCGTATTTATCGCTCACTACATACCCTAAAAGGCAACTGTGGCTTCTTACCATTTCCCAAGTTGGAATCTTTGGCTCATGCGGGGGAAAGTTTGCTCTCCCAACTGCGTGAGCAAAGAAAAAATAGTGAAAACACCAACTTGCAAATAACACCGCAAATTATTAATACCTTATTAAAAACAGTAGATACTATCCGGCAGATTCTTACCCAAATTAAAGCTACAAAACATGAGGGTGAAAATGATTATTCCTTGCTAATTAAATCTCTAACCCAGTTACAAGAAACTCAACAGATAATTTCTGCCTCTCCCATACAGCAAATAAACGAATATTTAGAAACCTCAACCACTACATCCGACTCGGCGGATATTCGAGTAAATGTTAGCTTGCTGGATCAAATGATGAACTTGGTGGGTGAATTAGTATTAACTCGTAACCAAGTAATGAGATTTGCAGACAAGTTAAAAGATAATAACTTTGCTACTACTTGTCAGCGCTTGAGTCTCATTACCAGCCAGTTACAAGAAGGGGTGATGAAAACGCGCCTCCAACCCATTAGTACCGTCTGGCAAAAATTTCCCCGCATTATCCGAGATTTAGCGATCGCTAATGGTAAACAAGTCGAAGTAGAAATGCAAGGTGGCGATACAGAGCTTGATAAAAGCATTATAGAAGCCATTAAAGACCCCTTAACCCACTTAGTCCGCAACTGTATAGATCATGGCATCGAATCACCAAGCGATCGCATAGCAAGCGGGAAACCAACCACAGGAAAAATCTTTCTCAAAGCCTTCTACGAAAACGGCAAAGTCAATTTAGAAATTGGCGATGATGGACACGGTTTAACACCAGCACAACTCAAAGCACGGGCGCAACAACAAGGTTTAATTACTGTAGCTCAAGTCGCCCAAATGAGCGATACAGAAGCGATAAATTTAATTTTTCTCCCTGGTTTCTCTACTACCGAACAAGTAACAAACCTTTCTGGACGGGGAGTAGGGATGGATATTGTTAAAAATAATATTGATAAAGTCAACGGCACAATTGAGGTTGATAGTCAACCAGGAAAAGGAACTACATTCAAACTTAAAATTCCCCTCACATTAACCATCCTGCCAGCATTAATTGCGACTAGTGGAAATGAACGCTATACCATCCCACAAACCAGCCTACAAGAATTAGTTCGCCTAGAACCAGAACAAACAATTAATAGTATTGAAGTATTTTACGACGTACCCGTCTATCACCTCCGAGGCAACCTCATACCTTTAATTAATCTCAACCAACTATTACAATTCAATAGTCAACAGTCAACAGTCAATAGTCAACAGTTAACAGTCAACAGTCAGAACTCAAAACTCAGTACTCAGCACTCTCCACTCCCCACTCCCCACTCCCCACTCAACTTAATCATCATCCAAGCCGACAACTACCAATTCGGACTGGTAGTAGACACAATTGAAGATATCCAAGACATAGTAGTTAAACCTTTAGGAAAACAATTAAAGTCCCTATCAATATTTGCAGGAGCCACAATTTTAGGAGATGGCACAGTAGCATTAGTCATCGATGTGGTAAATTTGGCAAAACTAGCTGGTGTAGCGGCGAAATACAAGCAGATATTATCCAGCCTTCCTGATGCACACACTCCCCAAGAAACACAGGAACGGCAAATGATTTTGTTATTTACTGGCCCCCAAGGCGCACCTATGGGTATTCCCATTACTTATACCTACCGATTAGAAAAAATACCTGTGGCTGCGGTGGAAAAAGTTGGTAATCAACAAGTAATGAGGTCTTACGGCAATATTTTACCCTTAATCGACCTCAAGCAAGTGTTTCAAAATGATACTAATCAGCCGTACTTAGCTACCCAAACAGATACACTGCAAATAGTTATCGTCTCTCCTAACTCCCAATTAAGTGTGGCGCTAGTAGTAGAACAGATTCTTGACATCGTAGAGGAGTCATTGACAGTTAAGGGTATTCCCAGTAGACCGGGTGTAATGTTTTGTGCTGTAATTCAAGGGCAAATAACAGAAATCCTTGATGTTGAGGCGGTGATTAGGATTATCAATCCTTATTTACTACAGGTGAGCGATCGTGAGTAA
- a CDS encoding ATP-binding protein, with translation MLEVNHLRLGNMHSSLVAKIASAIATLVSGLVLVGWLLDLKIFPAFFLGNQLTMSPNTALCFVICGTLVWLLVTKRLGEPNSYLKEKSDRKWSRVFTISVSIIAALTISQYLFAWDVEIDKILLGSLTPSHLLQMGLNTAINFLVIGLALELLIHPQSHRSYWYGQILIFIPIVISLQVLIGTAYRVKNFYTISSTVTSMTWQTALLFIVLCIGILSGWAEKGLMKTVLSDSYGGKIARRLLIAAIALPLLLSWLILEGQREGRYNPTFAVSVFAIILIVTFAIIIWQNALVIELLSQQRDRAQETLKAYEEKLTTLVDANIIGIIFADVYGDIQQANDAFLGLVGYSQEDLLAGGLKWNDLTPSEYLYLDEQAIAEAQANPQGACTPYQKEYVRQDGSRIPVLIGFVLLGEKREEGVAFVLDLSERQQAQQKILQLNQDLQRRVTELQTLLEVIPIGIGIAEDPECQNIKVNPAFAKQLQISPKANASLTAPPEEKPTTFKVLHDGRELLPEELPMQYAAAHGVEVLDCELEIVYENGQAIKLLEYVAPLFDEEGKTRGCIGAFVDITQRKQAEEVLRNQQKWLEDVLNLMPRPLLFIEPETAKVTFANRAADELAGGKFPTGVPAADYHTVYYLTDTDGNPIPNDQMPGVRVAMGERLQGLEVDWHTKDKILSLLIFADTLPAMHGFPATCVLVFQDVTQIKQAEKALSLGYERLKLLFSTANDLLSSQEPIALIDSCFHKLAQQIGLDVYLNYLVENNSQVMRLASYAGVSAELAQEIKWLGFGQAVCGKAAKNRCSIALENVQQSSDPSTEIIRSVGINAYYAYPLIAQGRLLGTLSFGSRTRAAFTDNQKGMMQAVCDQIAIAMERAELINSLQRQTEQLTQANRMKDEFLAILSHELRSPLNAILGWSQLLQSRKLGEAQTAKGLETIERNAKAQTKLIEDLLDISRMIRGKLRLNVGTCNLISITETAIENINLAAQAKDIELTFFLEHPVTENPPLQISGDPERLQQIIWNLLTNAIKFTPSGGKVEVKLTKIANTHAQIQVIDTGIGINHSFLPYVFDRFRQADSSSTRSHGGLGLGLAIVRHLVELHGGTVYVDSPGEGQGATFSVQLPLLAENKVASIEASKQAQLPTPLPSCPSLAGVRVLVVDDESDSRDFIATVLNQCQAEVKAVGTAREALDIIPQWQPDVLVSDIGMPQEDGYALIRQLRQQPPEQGGNIPAAALTAYARAEDRTRAIQAGFQLHLPKPIEPAELATVVASLIKGK, from the coding sequence ATGTTAGAAGTAAACCACTTGCGGCTGGGAAATATGCACAGTTCACTAGTGGCAAAAATAGCGAGTGCGATCGCAACATTAGTAAGTGGCTTAGTATTAGTTGGTTGGTTGCTTGATTTAAAAATCTTTCCAGCCTTTTTTTTGGGTAATCAACTTACAATGTCACCGAATACAGCACTATGCTTTGTAATTTGCGGCACTTTGGTATGGCTGTTAGTAACTAAACGTTTAGGTGAACCAAATTCCTATCTCAAGGAAAAATCAGACAGAAAATGGTCGAGAGTTTTTACTATCTCTGTTAGTATCATTGCGGCATTAACTATTAGTCAATATTTATTTGCTTGGGACGTAGAGATTGATAAAATACTGTTGGGTAGTTTAACCCCATCACATCTGTTACAAATGGGGTTAAATACAGCAATTAACTTTTTAGTGATAGGTTTAGCTTTAGAACTGCTAATTCATCCGCAAAGCCATCGCAGTTATTGGTATGGGCAGATACTAATTTTTATTCCTATTGTAATTTCTTTACAGGTGCTTATAGGTACAGCCTATAGAGTAAAAAATTTTTATACAATTAGTTCTACTGTTACATCTATGACTTGGCAGACAGCATTATTATTTATAGTGCTGTGTATTGGCATTTTGTCTGGGTGGGCAGAGAAAGGACTAATGAAGACAGTGTTAAGCGATAGCTATGGAGGTAAGATTGCACGCCGCTTACTAATAGCTGCGATCGCTTTACCTTTACTGCTCAGTTGGTTAATACTAGAAGGACAAAGAGAGGGAAGATATAACCCAACCTTTGCCGTCTCAGTATTTGCCATCATCTTAATTGTGACCTTTGCCATCATTATCTGGCAAAATGCGTTAGTTATAGAACTACTGAGCCAACAACGCGATCGCGCTCAGGAAACATTGAAAGCTTATGAAGAAAAATTGACAACCCTGGTCGATGCCAACATTATTGGCATTATATTTGCCGATGTTTATGGCGATATCCAACAAGCAAACGACGCATTTTTAGGGCTGGTTGGTTACTCTCAAGAAGATTTACTGGCGGGGGGACTCAAATGGAATGATCTCACGCCATCAGAATATCTCTATTTAGATGAGCAAGCTATTGCCGAAGCCCAAGCAAATCCCCAAGGAGCTTGCACACCCTACCAAAAAGAATACGTCCGTCAAGATGGTAGCCGCATTCCTGTATTAATTGGTTTTGTGTTACTGGGAGAAAAACGCGAAGAAGGTGTTGCTTTTGTTCTGGACTTGAGCGAACGCCAGCAAGCACAACAAAAAATCCTCCAACTTAATCAAGATTTACAACGCCGCGTTACTGAGTTGCAAACTTTGTTAGAAGTAATCCCTATTGGTATAGGCATAGCAGAAGATCCAGAATGCCAAAATATTAAAGTTAATCCGGCCTTTGCCAAACAATTGCAGATTTCCCCAAAGGCCAATGCGTCTCTCACCGCACCACCAGAGGAAAAACCCACAACATTTAAAGTTTTGCATGATGGCCGAGAACTGTTACCGGAAGAACTACCAATGCAGTATGCGGCTGCTCATGGCGTAGAAGTTTTAGATTGTGAGTTGGAGATAGTTTATGAAAATGGTCAAGCTATCAAGTTGTTGGAGTATGTAGCGCCACTGTTTGATGAAGAAGGCAAAACCAGGGGATGTATTGGTGCTTTTGTAGATATTACACAACGCAAACAAGCAGAGGAAGTGCTGCGAAACCAGCAAAAATGGCTAGAAGATGTGTTAAATCTCATGCCTAGACCATTGCTATTTATTGAACCAGAAACGGCAAAAGTTACCTTTGCCAACCGCGCCGCAGATGAATTAGCAGGTGGTAAATTTCCTACAGGTGTGCCAGCCGCAGATTATCACACCGTCTATTATTTAACAGATACAGACGGTAATCCTATCCCCAACGACCAGATGCCAGGAGTGCGGGTGGCAATGGGAGAGCGTTTACAAGGGTTAGAGGTAGACTGGCACACAAAGGATAAAATATTGTCCTTACTCATTTTTGCCGATACCCTACCAGCTATGCACGGCTTTCCGGCAACTTGTGTATTGGTGTTTCAAGATGTGACTCAAATTAAGCAGGCAGAAAAAGCTCTGTCTTTGGGTTATGAACGGCTAAAACTACTATTTAGTACAGCCAACGATTTGTTATCTAGTCAAGAACCAATAGCACTGATTGATAGTTGCTTCCACAAATTAGCACAACAAATTGGGCTGGATGTTTATTTGAATTATTTAGTAGAAAACAATTCTCAGGTTATGCGTTTAGCTTCCTATGCAGGAGTTTCCGCAGAACTAGCGCAAGAAATTAAGTGGTTAGGTTTTGGACAAGCTGTCTGTGGTAAAGCAGCAAAAAATCGTTGTTCTATTGCTTTAGAGAATGTTCAACAATCAAGCGATCCCTCCACTGAAATAATTCGCTCTGTTGGCATTAATGCTTATTACGCTTATCCCTTAATTGCTCAAGGCAGACTGTTAGGGACACTTTCCTTTGGTAGCCGCACTCGTGCTGCTTTTACCGACAATCAAAAAGGGATGATGCAGGCAGTTTGCGACCAAATTGCGATCGCAATGGAAAGAGCAGAATTGATTAATTCCCTGCAACGGCAGACTGAGCAATTAACACAAGCCAATCGGATGAAAGACGAGTTTTTGGCTATCTTATCTCATGAATTGCGATCGCCCCTCAATGCTATCCTTGGCTGGTCGCAGTTATTACAGTCCCGTAAGTTAGGTGAGGCGCAAACAGCAAAAGGCTTAGAAACAATCGAACGCAATGCCAAAGCCCAAACCAAATTGATTGAAGATTTACTAGATATTTCCCGGATGATTAGAGGCAAGTTACGTCTAAATGTCGGTACTTGCAACTTGATTTCTATTACTGAAACAGCGATTGAAAATATTAACCTAGCAGCTCAAGCCAAAGATATTGAATTAACATTTTTTCTAGAGCATCCAGTTACAGAAAATCCACCATTACAAATTTCTGGTGATCCAGAACGTTTACAACAAATTATTTGGAATTTACTCACAAATGCCATCAAATTTACACCCTCTGGTGGCAAAGTGGAAGTTAAGCTCACCAAAATAGCTAATACCCACGCACAAATTCAAGTTATAGATACAGGTATTGGCATTAATCATAGCTTTTTACCTTATGTCTTTGACCGCTTTCGCCAAGCTGATAGTTCCAGCACCAGATCCCACGGTGGCTTAGGGTTAGGTTTAGCAATTGTGCGCCATCTAGTAGAGTTACATGGCGGTACTGTCTATGTAGATAGTCCAGGTGAAGGACAAGGCGCAACTTTTAGCGTTCAATTGCCACTGTTAGCTGAAAATAAAGTAGCAAGTATTGAAGCAAGCAAACAAGCACAACTGCCTACCCCATTACCTTCGTGTCCTTCATTGGCAGGGGTGCGAGTCTTGGTAGTAGATGATGAGTCTGATTCTCGTGATTTTATTGCCACAGTTTTAAACCAATGCCAAGCCGAAGTCAAAGCTGTGGGAACAGCACGAGAAGCTTTAGACATAATTCCTCAATGGCAGCCAGATGTTTTGGTAAGTGATATCGGAATGCCACAAGAAGATGGCTATGCTTTAATTCGTCAACTCCGCCAGCAACCGCCAGAACAAGGGGGAAACATCCCAGCCGCCGCCTTAACAGCTTACGCTAGAGCCGAAGATAGAACCAGAGCCATTCAAGCAGGATTCCAGTTACATTTACCTAAACCCATCGAACCCGCAGAATTGGCTACAGTTGTTGCTAGTTTAATTAAAGGTAAGTAG
- a CDS encoding family 10 glycosylhydrolase codes for MTHKKKEPSGCGCLNIPLSVIILFLGGGYWWFSQKGFSEISKLLPQNEQITTPISPSPPIPTTSFPKPINSPTKTSEAKPKTVQQQKTSLPPTPWEKKVIRGIYLSRYQITNNADEQTIRQRVRYYKSQGINTIIHGVWGNGCTMYKSEVMQQTLGYESCPNQFQSQWLNWLIDEAHKQGMQVHAYFEKGIKIDKNSPIFDLAISKKWIVPGVDRTYSGIDHYVLDVENPEVAALFKNILVEFVKKYPNIDAVQWDDYLGYYAELPGKVDRTENLTKFVQQMTSSMKQANPLVSFDICHHNPYWAKKYFAADWEKWGVNRVFIQAYNDKNFNEELNYAEKYAGIAITDYQLSRLKSLVNNPNIKSILIFPFSGNPEKTASSLKNSI; via the coding sequence ATGACCCACAAAAAGAAAGAGCCAAGTGGATGTGGATGTTTAAATATTCCTTTATCTGTAATTATACTTTTCTTAGGGGGTGGTTATTGGTGGTTCAGCCAGAAAGGATTTTCAGAAATTAGCAAATTATTACCTCAGAATGAACAAATCACTACGCCTATTTCTCCTTCTCCTCCCATCCCTACTACCTCTTTCCCAAAACCTATAAATTCACCTACTAAAACTAGCGAAGCTAAACCCAAAACAGTACAACAACAGAAAACTTCTTTACCTCCTACTCCTTGGGAGAAAAAAGTAATTAGAGGCATTTATTTATCTCGCTACCAAATAACAAATAATGCTGATGAACAAACAATTCGCCAGCGAGTTCGTTACTATAAATCCCAAGGAATTAATACTATCATTCATGGGGTTTGGGGTAATGGTTGTACAATGTACAAAAGTGAAGTGATGCAGCAAACTCTGGGTTATGAAAGTTGTCCAAATCAGTTTCAATCACAATGGTTAAATTGGTTGATTGATGAAGCGCACAAACAAGGGATGCAGGTTCACGCCTATTTTGAGAAAGGTATTAAAATAGATAAAAATAGTCCTATCTTTGATTTAGCAATTTCTAAGAAGTGGATTGTACCAGGAGTAGACAGAACCTATTCTGGCATTGACCATTATGTACTTGATGTAGAGAATCCTGAAGTTGCAGCTTTATTTAAAAATATCTTAGTTGAGTTTGTCAAAAAGTATCCCAATATTGATGCTGTGCAATGGGATGATTATTTAGGATATTATGCTGAATTACCAGGGAAAGTAGACAGAACTGAAAATTTAACTAAATTTGTTCAACAAATGACAAGCTCAATGAAACAAGCTAATCCTTTGGTAAGTTTTGATATTTGTCATCATAATCCCTATTGGGCTAAAAAATATTTTGCGGCTGATTGGGAAAAATGGGGAGTAAATCGCGTATTTATTCAAGCCTATAATGATAAAAATTTTAATGAAGAATTAAATTATGCTGAGAAATACGCTGGTATTGCCATTACAGATTATCAACTAAGTCGGTTAAAATCATTAGTTAATAATCCCAACATTAAAAGTATCTTAATTTTCCCTTTTTCCGGTAATCCAGAAAAAACAGCTTCTAGTTTAAAAAACTCTATTTAA
- a CDS encoding chemotaxis protein CheX has product MNVTADQLDALQELINIGVGRAANLLNEMLDSHIHLAIPFVKVLSATQAYQELASRFHDNSLSSVKLGFTGSFYGTAGLIFPTESASKLVSVLTGEEAGSADLDAVKIGTLSEIGNIVINGVMGSISNVLQQHMNYTLPVYLEDTITNLLLTSNGNESKILLAQAHFTIEQLKIIGDIILIFEVSTFDALIDAINQKIAVL; this is encoded by the coding sequence ATGAATGTAACAGCAGATCAACTCGATGCTTTACAAGAATTAATTAATATTGGAGTTGGTCGTGCTGCCAATCTACTAAATGAAATGCTAGATTCTCACATTCACCTAGCGATTCCTTTTGTCAAAGTATTAAGCGCTACTCAAGCTTACCAGGAATTAGCCTCGCGCTTTCATGATAATAGTTTATCATCAGTAAAATTAGGTTTTACTGGCTCATTCTATGGAACGGCTGGGTTGATTTTTCCTACCGAAAGTGCATCAAAGTTAGTATCAGTATTAACTGGTGAAGAAGCTGGTTCTGCCGACTTAGACGCAGTGAAAATTGGCACATTAAGCGAAATTGGCAATATTGTGATTAATGGGGTGATGGGTTCAATTAGTAATGTGTTACAGCAACATATGAACTATACATTACCTGTTTATTTAGAAGATACAATTACTAATTTATTGTTGACAAGTAATGGTAACGAGTCGAAAATTTTATTGGCACAGGCACACTTTACAATTGAACAGTTAAAAATTATTGGTGATATTATTTTGATTTTTGAAGTGAGTACATTTGATGCGTTAATTGATGCAATTAACCAAAAAATAGCAGTTTTATAA